From Ancylomarina subtilis:
GTTGTTTGAGTTAATTTTTCAATGGCATCGGGTAAATTTTCAATTTCATAAATTGCTTTCACAGGATCCATGATTTGGAAGTATAATAAGGCATTGATTTGAACACCAACATTATCTTTTGTAATCACGTTTTGTTTTGGGAAATCATATACGGTTTCTCTTAAATCGATACGCGCTTTATTCTTAAACATGACAATTTTTTGTCCATTAAAATCTTCTTTTACGTAGCGCCAAACAATATCTCTCGTTTGATCGAAGATTGGAATAATGATATTGATTCCTGATTGAAGCGTTCGGTTGTATTTACCAAGACGTTCAATAATAATTGTTTCAGATTGACGAACAATTTTAAGGCCTGAGGCCATGAAGATGATGACTAAAAGAGCAATTGCTCCTGCCAGGATAATTCCACCCATGTTAAACTTTATTTTACGGTTAAAACAATACTTTCATAACTCACTATGGTCACAATCTGCCCTTTTGGAATTTCCTGTCCATCAAAAGAGTTTGCTTTCCAGTTATCCCCATCTATTTCAACGCGTCCGCTTCTTTTTTTGTGATTGATGGTTTCAACCACTGTTGCTTTTTTACCTAAAAGAGCATCAGCATTGGTGTTGACATACGCTTTTGATTTTAGAATAAATTTTTTTGCAAATGGGCGAACAAAGAAGAGACTTAGAAATGTGAAGGCCGAAAATAACACGAGTTGTTGCGTGATATCCAAACCTAAATATGCACCTATCCCTGTTACCAAAGCTCCTGTTCCAATGCAGACTGCAACGAAACTGGTCATAAATATTTCAATGATGAATAAAAGGACTGCGGCGAGTAGCCAAATGTGCCAAATTTCAATTTCCATAGTTAGAATCTTAATTTATATGTAAATTTAGATTATACAACTAAAAAAAACTACTGTCAAATCTGTCAAGTTTGTCAGAGGGTATTTTTCATCTTTATTTTAAAAGGAATAGTTGTATTTTTGGGAGTTGTTTTTGGAGCTTAAAGAAGAATAAATTGATCATGATTTTATTTTACATAGCCCTAATATTTTATTCTGAATCGTTGTATAGAAATTAACGTTATGATATTTAGTAGGAAAAAGAAAAGAGATAAAGCTGATCTGAATTCTTTTGGGAAAATAAAAGAGGATGTGTTTAATTTCGATCAGATTGAGAGATATTTTAGAAATAAGAAACATGAAGATTCATTTCAGGTTTTATCTGATAAAACATGCCAGGATTTGGACTTTGATGAGTCATTTATGTTTTTGGATAGAACCCGATCTAAAGTAGGACAGCAATACCTTTATAATAAACTAAGGAATATCCCTTCAAATCAGGATCGTTTAGATAAAAGTGAACGTTTGATTAGAGCTTTTAGTGAGGATGTTGAATTGAGAAATAAAACCAGTAGGGCTCTTTCCCTGTTAGACGATAATGATTCATATTATATTACTGCTCTTTTTCAGGATGAGCATATACAAGAACCCAAGTGGTTTTTTATGATTCGAATTTTATCTTTTACAAGTTTATTATCTTTGATACTTTTTCCAATAAATGGCAAACTGTTTTTTGTCTTATTGGGTGTTTTTATTATCAACCTAGGGATACATTTTTGGAATAAGAGAAATCTATATTTGAACTTAAAATCGATACCACAGCTTATCAAGTTAAGTGGTGCTGCTCGACAACTTAATGAGATAGCTTGTTTTAAGGGTTTTGACGCCACCTTGAAAGTCTCTATAAAAGTTATTGACCAACTTAAGTTTCGAATGTCTTTTTTCAAATTAGGATCGAGTTCAGCTAGTGAATTCGAAGCACTATTTTGGTTTGTGATTGAATTGGTGAAAATTGTATTTCTACTAGAGCCCCTTTTATTATTTGGGATATTAAGACAACTGGATAAAAACAGAAGTGAGATAGAAGCTCTTTTTACTTTCGTTGGTGAAATAGATGCCTTGCTAAGTATTGCTTCATTGAGAGAGGGAACCGATAAATGCTGCATCCCTGAAATCTCTGAAGAAAAGTCTCCTTTGTCAGCAGAGGCACTTTATCATCCTTTGATTGTTAATGCGATTACGAATTGTATTCGAGTGAATGACAAGTCCGTTTTATTGACTGGTTCAAACATGTCGGGCAAAACAACTTTTATTCGAACAATTGGAATAAATACACTAACAGCTTTGACTATAAACACGTGTTTTGGGCAGTCTTTTTCTTTGCCTCGAATGCGCATTTTTTCCGCGATTCGAATCAGCGACGATTTGCTTAATGATAAGAGTTACTATTTTGAAGAAGTCCTCACAATAAAGAAAATGATTGAGGCAAGTCAGTGTGGCAAAATGAATTTATTTCTTCTCGATGAGATATTTAAAGGGACGAATACGGTTGAGCGTATCTCTGCAGGTAAAGCGGTTTTGTCATCCTTGACTCAATTAAACAACTTTGTTTTCGTTTCGACCCATGACCTTGAATTAGCGGACCTGCTTCAGGAAGAGTATGATTTGTATCACTTTAGTGAAATAGTAGGCAATAAAACGGTTGATTTTGACTACAAGCTTAAGGAAGGGAAATTAATGAACAGAAATGCCATTAAGATTCTTCAAATCAATGGCTATCCGGAATCCGTCATTCAGGAAGCTTATTCTCTAGCTTTGGAGATGGATGAGGTTTTGTGTATGAATAATAATTAATTGAAAGTTGTTAAAATCATCTTGTTTTTATCAAAATTCATTCTAAATAATTTTTAGAGATAAAGGATTTTATTTACGTTTGCTAATTAAAAGACATTAAAGTCTGTTATTGTAAAAAAAGCAAAAACAAAATATGAATCCCTATACAAATAAAGAACACGATACGCTTCGATTGAAAGTGAGAGAATTTGCTGAAACGGAGGTGAAAGTTTTGGCTGCTGAACTGGATGAGAAGGAAGAATTTAGCGCACATTTAACCCAGAGAATGGGTGATCTCGGTCTATTTGGAATATACATCCCTCAAGAATACGGTGGACAGGGCAAGGATTATTTATCGCTGCTGATCGCTGTTGAAGAATTGGCTCGAGTGGATGCATCTCAGGCCTCAACATTGGCAGCTCATAATTCACTTGGAATCGGACCCATATATTATTTTGGAACTGAGGAACAAAAGCAGAATTATTTACCTCCTTTAACAACGGGTAAACATGTTTGGGCATTTGGCTTAACTGAAGAGAATGCCGGATCTGACTCCAGAGGAACTCAATCGAGAGCTGAATTAATCAATGAGAATTGGCTGATTAACGGAACAAAGAAATTTATATCAAATGCTTCATCTCAATCATCCTTGGGGGTTACTTTACAGGTGATTACGGATGAAAAAGATGGTGAAAAGGAATTATCTGTTATCTTAGTTGATAGAAAAACAGAAGGTTTTAAAGCCGAATCGATTAAAGGGAAGATGATGTGGCGTGCTTCTGACACGGGAGAATTATCATTTGAGAATTGCCAGGTTCCCAAAGCAAATTTATTGGGAGAACTGGGACAAGGAGCTAAAATCATGCTGAAAACCCTTGATTCAGGACGATTAACGATTGCTGCCATGGGGCTTGGGTTGGCACAGGGTGCCTATGAAGAAGCTTTAAAATATGCCAATAAACGTGAGCAATTTGGAAAACCTATTGTTAACTTTCAGGCGATCGCTTTTAAATTAGCCGATATGGCAACCAAGATTGAAGCGGCACGTTCATTATTGTATCAGGCCTGTTGGTTGAAAGATAATGGACATGAATTTGGGAAACAGGCGGCTATGGCAAAACTCTTTTGTTCTGAGATTGCCAGAGAAGTGGCGACTGATGCCGTGCAGATTCACGGCGCTCATGGCCTTTTAAAGTCTTCAGAAGTGGAACGCTTCTATCGCGATCAGCGTATGCTGGAAATTGGTGAAGGGACTTCAGAGATATTACGATTGGTCATATCGAGACATATAACAAGTAAAAAGGTTAAAGTAGAAGAAGATAAAGCTAGATTAGCTTGTAGTGACAACTGATAACCGAAAACAGATATAATAATGACAGACAGAAAACGAGACCATATTGATTTGGCTTTCCGTTCGCATATGGAACATGCGTTGGCTGACAAACGGTTCTATTACGAACCCTTGTTAAGTGCTCACCCTGATAAGGAGCTTGAGCCTTTCGAGTTTTTAGGCAAGCAATTGCGTACGCCTATTTGGGTGTCGAGCATGACCGGCGGAACAGAAAAAGCAGCTAAAATCAATTTGAATTTGGCTCGGGCCTGTGCACAGTTTGGAATGGGAATGGGACTTGGTTCTTGTCGTTCTTTGCTGGATAGTAAAGCTCATTTTGCTGATTTCGATATGCGTTCCGTTATCGGTGATGATTTGCCTTTGTATGCAAATTTAGGCATCTGTCAGATTGAGACATTGATAAAAGATAAAGCCCTCGACAAGATCGAAACGATGCTTCAAAACCTGAGAGCTGATGGTTTGATTGTTCATATTAATCCGATGCAAGAGAGTTTGCAGCCTGAGGGCGATCTGTTGTATCGTTCTCCGATTGAAACTTTACAGGAGTTGATGTCACAAGTTCATGTGCCACTAATTGTGAAGGAAGTCGGTCAGGGGATGGGACCAAAGAGTTTGGAAGCTTTGATGCAACTCCCACTTCAAGCCATAGAGTTTGGCGCATTTGGAGGAACTAATTTCGCAAAAATCGAGTTGATGCGACATCCTGAAAAAGGAGGAATGCTTTTGGAGGGCCTGAGTGAGATTGGACACAATGCTGAGGAGATGCTTGAATGGACCAACCAAATTTATGAAAAGAATCAGTCTGTTCAGTGTAAAGAAATTATCATTTCAGGAGGTATATCATCTTGTTTAGATGGTTATTATCTGATGAAAAAAAGTAAAATACCTGCTGTTTACGGGCAAGCTTCGGCCTTGTTGAAGCATGCGCAGGGCGAGTATGCTGACTTAGAGATGTACATTCAGAGTCAGATAAAAGGCCTTAAATTGGCTGAAGCCTATTTGGATCTGCGTTAGTCGAATAAGAATTTAAGTGTAGTAAAGCTATATCCTTATGGAGAATAAGATAATAAAAGGGTTTTCGAAACTGTCACGGATTGAGAAATTGAAATACCTGGGAGAGATTAGTGGGAAAGGCGATCAGATTGAAGCCGATTTGGACTATTTCAGATTGAATGATTTGGAACAGCAAAGCCTGTTGGATGAAATCAGTGAAAACACATTGTCTAACTTTTT
This genomic window contains:
- a CDS encoding acyl-CoA dehydrogenase family protein → MNPYTNKEHDTLRLKVREFAETEVKVLAAELDEKEEFSAHLTQRMGDLGLFGIYIPQEYGGQGKDYLSLLIAVEELARVDASQASTLAAHNSLGIGPIYYFGTEEQKQNYLPPLTTGKHVWAFGLTEENAGSDSRGTQSRAELINENWLINGTKKFISNASSQSSLGVTLQVITDEKDGEKELSVILVDRKTEGFKAESIKGKMMWRASDTGELSFENCQVPKANLLGELGQGAKIMLKTLDSGRLTIAAMGLGLAQGAYEEALKYANKREQFGKPIVNFQAIAFKLADMATKIEAARSLLYQACWLKDNGHEFGKQAAMAKLFCSEIAREVATDAVQIHGAHGLLKSSEVERFYRDQRMLEIGEGTSEILRLVISRHITSKKVKVEEDKARLACSDN
- a CDS encoding type 2 isopentenyl-diphosphate Delta-isomerase, producing the protein MTDRKRDHIDLAFRSHMEHALADKRFYYEPLLSAHPDKELEPFEFLGKQLRTPIWVSSMTGGTEKAAKINLNLARACAQFGMGMGLGSCRSLLDSKAHFADFDMRSVIGDDLPLYANLGICQIETLIKDKALDKIETMLQNLRADGLIVHINPMQESLQPEGDLLYRSPIETLQELMSQVHVPLIVKEVGQGMGPKSLEALMQLPLQAIEFGAFGGTNFAKIELMRHPEKGGMLLEGLSEIGHNAEEMLEWTNQIYEKNQSVQCKEIIISGGISSCLDGYYLMKKSKIPAVYGQASALLKHAQGEYADLEMYIQSQIKGLKLAEAYLDLR
- a CDS encoding MutS-related protein; the protein is MIFSRKKKRDKADLNSFGKIKEDVFNFDQIERYFRNKKHEDSFQVLSDKTCQDLDFDESFMFLDRTRSKVGQQYLYNKLRNIPSNQDRLDKSERLIRAFSEDVELRNKTSRALSLLDDNDSYYITALFQDEHIQEPKWFFMIRILSFTSLLSLILFPINGKLFFVLLGVFIINLGIHFWNKRNLYLNLKSIPQLIKLSGAARQLNEIACFKGFDATLKVSIKVIDQLKFRMSFFKLGSSSASEFEALFWFVIELVKIVFLLEPLLLFGILRQLDKNRSEIEALFTFVGEIDALLSIASLREGTDKCCIPEISEEKSPLSAEALYHPLIVNAITNCIRVNDKSVLLTGSNMSGKTTFIRTIGINTLTALTINTCFGQSFSLPRMRIFSAIRISDDLLNDKSYYFEEVLTIKKMIEASQCGKMNLFLLDEIFKGTNTVERISAGKAVLSSLTQLNNFVFVSTHDLELADLLQEEYDLYHFSEIVGNKTVDFDYKLKEGKLMNRNAIKILQINGYPESVIQEAYSLALEMDEVLCMNNN
- a CDS encoding NfeD family protein, with amino-acid sequence MEIEIWHIWLLAAVLLFIIEIFMTSFVAVCIGTGALVTGIGAYLGLDITQQLVLFSAFTFLSLFFVRPFAKKFILKSKAYVNTNADALLGKKATVVETINHKKRSGRVEIDGDNWKANSFDGQEIPKGQIVTIVSYESIVLTVK